One window of the Archaeoglobus sulfaticallidus PM70-1 genome contains the following:
- the cmk gene encoding (d)CMP kinase produces MGVKITISGAPGTGTSTIAKLLSERLNLPVISAGMMFRKLARERGMTLDEFGRYADSNPEIDMLIDRTQKEEAVKRDSCIVEGRLSGWMVEDADLKVLLFAKDDVRFQRIASREKKPFEVARDETLRREQIEMERYLKYYGIDIRDYSIYDVVINSANFGAKEIVEIILTALDQKLNARESNQDKGS; encoded by the coding sequence ATGGGGGTAAAGATAACGATCTCTGGAGCACCGGGGACTGGAACATCTACCATAGCGAAATTACTATCTGAAAGGCTGAACCTGCCGGTAATATCTGCGGGAATGATGTTCAGAAAGCTGGCAAGAGAGAGAGGAATGACACTGGATGAATTCGGAAGATATGCAGACTCCAATCCTGAGATAGATATGCTGATAGACAGAACGCAAAAAGAAGAGGCGGTGAAGAGGGATAGCTGTATTGTTGAGGGAAGGCTGTCTGGATGGATGGTTGAGGATGCTGATCTGAAGGTTCTTCTGTTTGCCAAAGACGATGTGAGGTTTCAGAGGATTGCCAGCAGAGAGAAAAAGCCGTTTGAGGTTGCAAGAGATGAAACATTGAGGAGAGAGCAGATAGAGATGGAGAGGTACTTGAAGTACTATGGTATAGACATCAGGGACTACTCGATTTACGATGTGGTTATAAATTCCGCGAACTTCGGGGCCAAGGAGATAGTTGAGATAATTCTGACCGCACTGGATCAAAAGCTGAATGCGCGAGAAAGTAATCAGGATAAAGGTAGTTGA
- a CDS encoding DUF106 domain-containing protein → MPKKFISRFFLSLGIVFFIGIFISPEFRRELGNLVSPFLDPLAKIMPIYEVILILSVVTASYSTIIQKFTVDTNRLKEMQKKMAKFQKEYMEAMKQDNKFKLKQLESEREEINKIQSEMMGMQMKPMFYTMVVTLPIFMWLYAKVKVENILINVPFAAEKIHIGDPVLFFPWWIFWYLLCSIVVGQVIRKVLRM, encoded by the coding sequence ATGCCAAAAAAATTCATCTCAAGATTTTTTTTAAGCCTCGGAATTGTGTTCTTCATAGGCATATTCATAAGCCCTGAGTTCAGGAGGGAGCTTGGCAATCTCGTATCTCCATTTCTCGATCCTTTAGCAAAGATAATGCCGATATATGAGGTAATCCTCATTCTGTCGGTGGTTACGGCAAGCTACTCAACTATTATTCAGAAATTTACTGTGGATACGAATAGGCTTAAGGAAATGCAGAAGAAGATGGCGAAGTTTCAGAAGGAGTACATGGAAGCCATGAAACAGGACAACAAGTTCAAGCTGAAGCAGCTTGAGAGTGAAAGAGAGGAGATCAACAAGATACAGAGCGAAATGATGGGTATGCAGATGAAGCCAATGTTCTACACGATGGTCGTAACTCTGCCAATCTTTATGTGGCTGTACGCAAAGGTTAAGGTTGAGAACATCCTGATCAATGTCCCGTTTGCTGCGGAAAAGATACATATTGGGGATCCGGTATTGTTCTTCCCGTGGTGGATTTTCTGGTATCTGCTGTGCTCGATCGTTGTTGGGCAGGTAATAAGAAAAGTGCTAAGAATGTAG
- the secY gene encoding preprotein translocase subunit SecY yields the protein MVEQVLRSLQPYFERIPSVERPKTHVPFKSKFSWTVGILILYFILSGIPVFGLSPDSIDIFEHYRAFFAGASGSILTLGIGPIVTASIILQLLVGAGIIKLDLTNPDDRATYQDFQRFLVFVMIAVEAIPQIVGGLLKPNLDIANALGVSPGVISFLIFLQLFIGGVLIVYMDEVVSKWGIGSGVSLFILAGISQSIIIGLFNWISPAGEMPPGIIPRWVWIAQNIPADQLLTLSGISYLLINGGILALITTIIIIFLVVFAEGTRVEIPLAHQMVRGARGRFPIKLVYTSVLPMIFVRALQANIVVMGMVLYNNGITFLGEYVGGTPINGLMYLLSPVRGPQNWIPSLVKQNPYFADLPDWFILLHLVIDATILIVGGILFAMFWAQTSGMDAKTVANQIARSGMQIPGFRKSPQILERFLNRYIPKVTILGGALIGLLTLIANMLGTIGNVSGTGLLLAVSIAYRLYEDLAKEQMTEMHPMLRRFLGEE from the coding sequence ATGGTAGAACAGGTTTTAAGGTCATTACAGCCTTATTTTGAGAGAATACCTAGTGTAGAAAGACCAAAAACTCATGTTCCTTTCAAGAGTAAATTCTCATGGACTGTTGGCATCCTTATCCTCTATTTCATTCTTTCAGGCATTCCGGTTTTCGGACTGTCTCCAGACTCTATAGACATCTTCGAGCATTACAGAGCATTTTTCGCCGGAGCCTCTGGTTCTATACTGACGCTCGGTATAGGCCCAATCGTCACAGCATCGATCATACTCCAGCTCCTCGTTGGGGCAGGCATAATAAAGCTCGACCTCACGAACCCGGATGACCGGGCAACTTATCAGGATTTCCAGAGGTTCCTCGTGTTTGTTATGATCGCCGTGGAGGCGATACCGCAGATAGTTGGAGGTTTGCTGAAGCCCAATCTGGATATAGCAAACGCTCTTGGTGTATCTCCGGGGGTTATAAGCTTCCTGATATTCCTCCAGCTTTTCATCGGTGGCGTTCTGATCGTTTACATGGATGAAGTTGTTTCGAAATGGGGTATAGGGAGTGGTGTCTCGCTGTTCATCCTTGCTGGAATTTCTCAGTCCATAATTATCGGTCTGTTCAACTGGATAAGTCCTGCTGGAGAGATGCCTCCGGGAATAATCCCGAGATGGGTCTGGATCGCTCAGAACATACCGGCAGATCAGTTACTGACACTCTCAGGAATATCATATCTGCTGATAAATGGTGGGATCCTCGCTCTTATAACGACGATAATAATAATCTTCCTCGTCGTGTTTGCTGAGGGAACGAGGGTTGAGATCCCGCTTGCGCATCAGATGGTCAGGGGAGCGAGAGGGAGGTTCCCGATAAAGCTCGTATATACCAGCGTTCTCCCGATGATTTTCGTCAGAGCGCTGCAGGCGAACATTGTTGTTATGGGGATGGTACTCTACAACAATGGAATAACCTTCCTTGGAGAGTATGTTGGAGGCACACCGATAAACGGGTTGATGTATCTGCTCTCTCCCGTTAGAGGTCCTCAAAACTGGATACCATCTCTTGTGAAGCAGAACCCATACTTTGCCGACCTGCCGGACTGGTTTATCTTACTGCATCTGGTCATAGATGCGACCATACTGATAGTCGGAGGCATACTGTTCGCCATGTTCTGGGCACAGACAAGCGGTATGGATGCCAAAACGGTAGCCAACCAGATTGCGAGAAGTGGAATGCAGATACCCGGATTCAGAAAGAGTCCGCAGATACTCGAGAGGTTCCTCAACAGGTACATACCGAAGGTTACGATCCTTGGTGGAGCTCTGATTGGTTTGCTTACTCTGATTGCCAACATGCTTGGTACGATAGGGAATGTCAGTGGAACTGGGCTTTTGCTTGCAGTCAGCATTGCCTACAGGCTCTATGAAGACCTTGCCAAGGAGCAGATGACAGAGATGCACCCGATGCTGAGGAGATTTCTTGGGGAGGAGTAG
- a CDS encoding uL15m family ribosomal protein produces MPKKKIKKIRGSRTCGGGSHKKRRGRGSRGGAGNAGILKHKYLKAIKEGYEIGKHGFRRPENIKLEYRLKKDLFETLRELKDDGKLDDYAYLYLKSRPELNVGDLNNIIEKLNELGLAEKEEDAFSIDLSTIGYYKLLGRGIVNKKMKVKVEYATPKAVEKIEAVGGAVVTE; encoded by the coding sequence ATGCCCAAGAAGAAGATTAAAAAGATCAGAGGAAGCAGAACCTGTGGAGGCGGCTCCCACAAGAAGAGGAGAGGAAGGGGGAGCAGAGGCGGAGCAGGGAACGCTGGAATCCTTAAGCACAAGTATCTGAAGGCGATAAAAGAAGGATATGAGATTGGAAAGCATGGATTCAGGAGACCAGAAAACATAAAGCTGGAGTACAGGCTCAAAAAGGATCTGTTTGAAACTCTGAGGGAGCTGAAGGATGACGGCAAGCTGGATGACTACGCATACCTCTACCTCAAGTCTCGCCCCGAACTCAATGTTGGGGATCTGAACAACATCATCGAGAAGCTGAACGAACTCGGGCTTGCAGAAAAGGAAGAGGATGCATTCTCAATAGACCTCTCAACCATAGGATACTACAAGCTCCTTGGCAGAGGAATTGTGAACAAGAAGATGAAAGTGAAAGTAGAATACGCGACTCCGAAGGCAGTTGAGAAAATTGAGGCTGTAGGTGGTGCGGTGGTAACTGAATAA
- the rpmD gene encoding 50S ribosomal protein L30 codes for MKYYAVVRLRGRHDIRRSIRDTLKMLRLHKKYHCVIVPENETYIGMLRKVKDYVAYGEITAESLARLIRLRGRLAGNRRVTDEYIKEKTGYETIEDFAKAVMEGKVSLKDAEMKPVFRLHPPRGGLKNIKWHYPNGELGYQGENINKLLYKMR; via the coding sequence ATGAAGTACTATGCGGTTGTGAGGCTCAGGGGCAGGCATGATATCCGGAGGAGCATAAGGGATACGCTAAAAATGCTCAGGCTGCACAAGAAGTATCATTGCGTTATCGTGCCGGAAAACGAGACATATATTGGTATGCTCAGGAAGGTCAAGGATTATGTCGCATATGGGGAGATAACTGCGGAATCTCTTGCCAGGCTGATCAGACTGAGAGGGAGACTTGCAGGAAACAGAAGGGTTACTGATGAGTACATAAAGGAAAAGACAGGCTATGAGACGATTGAGGATTTTGCGAAGGCGGTTATGGAAGGAAAAGTGAGCCTTAAGGATGCAGAGATGAAGCCCGTCTTCAGACTTCACCCTCCAAGAGGTGGTTTGAAGAATATTAAGTGGCACTATCCGAATGGCGAGCTGGGTTATCAAGGTGAAAATATAAACAAACTCCTGTATAAAATGAGGTAG
- a CDS encoding 30S ribosomal protein S5, with product MNVQEWVPKTRLGKLVAEEKIRTIDDAIASGLPIKEPEIVDILLPNLEDEVLEINLVQRMTDSGRRTSFRVTAIVGNRDGYIGIGSGKASQVAPAIQKAIKDAKLNIFKVNRGCGSWECGCGGDHSIPFKVTGSAGSVRVTLIPGPKGLGIVAGDMARKVLELAGVSDVWTFTRGNTRTTINFAKATYEALKQTMYMKR from the coding sequence ATGAATGTCCAAGAATGGGTTCCCAAAACAAGACTCGGCAAGCTCGTTGCGGAGGAGAAGATAAGAACGATAGATGACGCTATCGCAAGCGGTTTGCCGATTAAAGAACCTGAAATCGTAGATATCCTGCTTCCGAATCTTGAGGATGAGGTTCTTGAGATTAATCTTGTTCAGAGAATGACCGACAGTGGCAGAAGAACGAGCTTCAGGGTTACGGCCATAGTTGGGAACAGGGATGGTTACATTGGGATTGGAAGTGGAAAGGCATCTCAGGTTGCTCCGGCAATACAGAAGGCGATAAAAGATGCGAAGCTCAATATCTTTAAGGTGAACAGGGGTTGTGGATCCTGGGAGTGTGGCTGTGGAGGAGACCACTCGATCCCGTTCAAGGTTACCGGCAGTGCTGGCAGTGTAAGGGTAACTTTAATTCCGGGCCCGAAGGGTCTGGGAATAGTGGCTGGAGACATGGCAAGGAAAGTCCTTGAACTTGCCGGGGTGAGCGATGTCTGGACATTCACGAGAGGAAACACGAGAACAACGATCAACTTCGCAAAAGCCACTTACGAGGCTTTAAAGCAGACAATGTATATGAAGAGGTGA
- a CDS encoding 50S ribosomal protein L18: protein MARGPRYRVPLRRRREGKTNYRKRLKLLLSRKPRLVVRITNKMVIAQIIEYSPEGDRVIAHADSYELQKLGWKGDANNTPAAYLTGLLIGKKAQKAGVSEAVLDIGLKTPTRGSRVFAVLRGAVESGLEVPHSEEVFPDDSRIRGEHIKAYYEQAGGFKGYEKRGLSPSQLPDHVDEIKSKIMEMVE, encoded by the coding sequence ATGGCCAGGGGTCCTCGTTACAGGGTTCCTTTAAGAAGGAGAAGAGAGGGTAAGACCAACTACAGGAAGAGGTTGAAGTTACTGCTTTCAAGAAAGCCGAGATTGGTTGTCAGGATTACCAATAAGATGGTAATAGCTCAGATAATAGAATACTCTCCGGAAGGTGACAGGGTAATTGCTCATGCAGACTCTTATGAGCTTCAGAAGCTTGGATGGAAAGGAGATGCCAACAACACACCCGCAGCATACCTCACAGGGTTGCTGATAGGCAAGAAAGCTCAGAAAGCTGGTGTCAGTGAGGCTGTGTTAGACATAGGTCTGAAAACACCTACAAGGGGTTCAAGGGTCTTTGCAGTGCTGAGAGGGGCTGTTGAAAGCGGCTTGGAAGTTCCGCATTCGGAAGAGGTATTCCCTGATGATTCAAGAATCAGAGGTGAACACATCAAAGCATACTATGAGCAGGCTGGAGGCTTCAAGGGCTATGAAAAGAGGGGCTTGAGCCCGTCGCAGTTGCCGGATCATGTTGATGAGATAAAATCAAAGATAATGGAGATGGTTGAATGA
- a CDS encoding 50S ribosomal protein L19e yields the protein MNLKIQRRLASSVLKCGENAVWLDPDQLESIAEASTKEEIRELIESGAIKRKPVKGVSRARARKRALQRKKGRRRGHGRRKGRKGARMSRKRKWIIRIRALRRRLKELKVEGKLDTRTYRMLYRKAKGGEFRSVAHLELYIETNNLLRGD from the coding sequence ATGAATTTAAAGATTCAGAGAAGGCTTGCATCTTCCGTACTGAAATGTGGAGAGAATGCAGTCTGGTTGGATCCAGATCAGCTTGAATCGATAGCTGAGGCAAGCACGAAAGAGGAAATCAGAGAACTCATCGAGAGCGGTGCAATAAAAAGAAAGCCTGTCAAGGGAGTGAGCAGGGCCAGAGCAAGGAAGAGGGCTTTGCAGAGGAAGAAGGGAAGGAGAAGAGGACATGGTAGAAGGAAGGGAAGAAAGGGTGCAAGGATGTCTAGGAAGAGGAAATGGATCATCAGAATAAGGGCTTTGAGGAGAAGGCTTAAAGAATTGAAGGTCGAAGGAAAGCTCGATACAAGGACTTACAGAATGCTGTACAGAAAGGCAAAGGGCGGTGAGTTCAGGTCTGTAGCTCATCTGGAGTTGTATATAGAAACTAACAATTTGTTGAGGGGTGATTAA
- a CDS encoding 50S ribosomal protein L32e, whose translation MVDKPNLSPEIRRLLKVRRRQKARKPEFRRYESHKKLRLRRKSWRRPRGMDNKMRLRIAGKKPVMVGFASPAEVRGYHPSGYIEVLVHNPKELENVDAETQAIRIASCVGLKKRLMIEDKAKELGIKILNPSQR comes from the coding sequence ATGGTGGATAAACCGAATCTCTCACCTGAGATCAGAAGGCTTCTTAAGGTTAGGAGAAGGCAGAAGGCCAGGAAGCCAGAGTTCAGAAGGTACGAGTCTCATAAGAAGCTGAGGCTCAGAAGGAAAAGCTGGAGAAGACCGAGGGGTATGGATAACAAGATGAGGCTGAGGATCGCTGGAAAGAAGCCGGTGATGGTTGGTTTCGCCTCACCAGCTGAAGTTAGGGGATACCATCCAAGCGGTTACATAGAGGTTCTAGTTCACAATCCGAAAGAGCTTGAAAATGTTGATGCTGAGACACAGGCTATCAGGATCGCATCATGTGTTGGCCTCAAGAAGAGGCTTATGATTGAAGATAAAGCCAAGGAATTGGGTATTAAAATATTAAATCCATCACAAAGGTGA
- a CDS encoding 50S ribosomal protein L6, which produces MADNERIIEIPEGVEVSIEGDDVKGYTIKAKGQKGENSRYLKFRGVKIVKEDSKVRVYTEDGKIKQKAMVGTFAAHIRNLIKGVTEGFEYKLRVVYAHFPVKLRVEGREVVIENFLGEKHPRRSKIVGRCEVKIQGNDIIVTGIDKEECGQTAANLEQTTRIKNLDQRIFQDGIYIVEKP; this is translated from the coding sequence ATGGCCGATAATGAACGCATCATTGAGATCCCAGAAGGGGTGGAAGTATCGATTGAAGGTGACGATGTTAAGGGCTACACTATCAAGGCAAAAGGACAGAAGGGAGAGAACTCAAGGTATCTGAAATTCAGGGGAGTTAAGATCGTCAAAGAGGATTCGAAGGTTAGAGTATACACAGAGGACGGAAAGATAAAGCAGAAGGCGATGGTTGGTACATTTGCCGCTCACATAAGGAATCTGATTAAAGGCGTGACGGAGGGCTTTGAGTACAAGCTCAGAGTTGTTTACGCTCACTTCCCGGTAAAGCTCAGGGTTGAGGGTAGGGAAGTTGTGATCGAGAACTTCCTTGGAGAGAAGCATCCGAGAAGGTCGAAGATAGTGGGTAGATGTGAGGTAAAGATTCAGGGCAACGACATCATCGTTACGGGGATCGATAAGGAAGAGTGCGGACAGACTGCTGCAAATCTCGAACAGACAACGAGGATTAAGAACCTCGACCAGAGAATCTTCCAAGATGGGATATATATCGTTGAAAAACCATGA
- a CDS encoding 30S ribosomal protein S8, which yields MSLSDTLSNTMIAIKNAEKAGYDVCEVRPASKLVGNVLKVFKDYGYIKEFEYIDDHKGGAFRITLTKRINDCGAIRPRMSAKKTEYEKFEKRFLPGKDFGILVVSTVKGVMSQREAREKGLGGVLLAYVY from the coding sequence ATGAGCCTGAGCGATACGCTCTCAAATACGATGATCGCAATAAAGAATGCGGAAAAAGCCGGATATGATGTTTGTGAGGTAAGGCCAGCCTCAAAGCTCGTTGGCAATGTCTTAAAGGTGTTTAAGGATTATGGATACATCAAGGAGTTCGAGTACATTGACGATCACAAGGGAGGTGCTTTCAGGATAACCCTCACGAAGAGGATAAACGATTGCGGTGCGATCAGGCCGAGGATGAGTGCGAAGAAAACGGAGTATGAGAAGTTCGAGAAGAGATTTCTCCCAGGAAAAGACTTCGGAATCCTGGTGGTCTCAACAGTCAAGGGAGTAATGTCCCAGAGGGAAGCAAGGGAGAAAGGTCTTGGTGGAGTGCTTTTAGCTTATGTGTACTAG
- a CDS encoding 30S ribosomal protein S14 has product MKKSEKVFGRGANECRRCGRKAGLVRKYRLYLCRQCFREIAPELGFKKYW; this is encoded by the coding sequence ATGAAGAAGAGTGAGAAGGTGTTCGGCAGAGGGGCCAACGAGTGTAGAAGGTGCGGTAGAAAGGCTGGACTTGTTAGGAAGTACAGGCTGTACCTTTGCAGGCAGTGCTTTAGGGAAATAGCCCCGGAACTGGGATTTAAGAAGTACTGGTAA
- a CDS encoding 50S ribosomal protein L5, whose protein sequence is MNPMRELMIDKVVINMGIGESGERLQRASKLLEELIEQKPAITHAVKTIKNFGIRKGEPIGLKVTLRGEKAEEFLKRALVVKENKLKRKQVNAGEFSFGIHEHIDLPGVDYDPDVGIFGMDVCVSLRRRGYRVKRRRISRSKIGKNHLITKEETIEFLKKLGVEVE, encoded by the coding sequence ATGAACCCGATGAGAGAGCTGATGATAGATAAGGTTGTCATAAATATGGGGATTGGAGAGAGTGGCGAGAGACTTCAAAGAGCGAGCAAGCTCCTTGAGGAGCTTATAGAGCAGAAACCAGCGATAACACATGCTGTTAAGACCATAAAGAACTTTGGGATAAGGAAGGGAGAACCGATCGGGTTGAAAGTCACACTCAGGGGAGAGAAGGCTGAGGAGTTCTTGAAGAGGGCACTTGTTGTTAAGGAGAACAAGCTGAAGAGGAAACAGGTTAACGCTGGAGAGTTCTCATTTGGAATTCATGAGCATATAGATCTCCCTGGAGTGGATTACGATCCTGATGTTGGTATTTTCGGAATGGATGTCTGTGTGTCCTTGAGAAGAAGGGGCTACAGGGTTAAGAGAAGGAGAATTTCCAGATCGAAAATTGGGAAGAACCATCTGATAACCAAGGAAGAAACTATCGAGTTTTTGAAGAAACTTGGTGTGGAGGTTGAATAA
- a CDS encoding 30S ribosomal protein S4e: MHQKRLSAPKTLKIARKVKKWTVKASPGPHDRSAVPLLIVVRDFLGLADNAREARRIIASGDILVDGKVRKDYKFPVGLFDVVSIPKIDKSYRIVFDEKGRYIPREIEDSDRKLYKITGKTLLKGGKVQLNLFDGTNIIATNEFKTKDSLLLEIPSKKILEHLKFEEGALVMIIGGTHAGEIGRLKSYKVVRGSAPNLVTVEGEERDITTIEDYIFVVGDKSASKPVIDLGV, translated from the coding sequence ATGCATCAAAAGAGATTATCTGCTCCAAAAACACTGAAAATTGCGAGAAAGGTTAAGAAGTGGACGGTAAAGGCATCTCCCGGACCGCATGACAGGTCTGCAGTACCACTGCTCATAGTCGTAAGGGATTTTCTCGGACTGGCGGACAATGCCAGAGAGGCGAGGAGAATAATCGCTTCCGGAGATATACTTGTGGATGGGAAGGTCAGGAAGGACTACAAGTTTCCGGTAGGATTGTTCGATGTTGTATCAATACCGAAGATAGACAAGAGCTACAGAATAGTCTTCGACGAGAAGGGAAGATACATACCCAGGGAGATTGAGGACTCGGACAGAAAGCTGTACAAGATAACTGGGAAGACGCTCCTCAAAGGCGGAAAGGTTCAGCTGAACCTGTTCGATGGAACCAACATCATTGCGACCAACGAGTTCAAAACAAAGGACAGCCTTCTGCTTGAGATACCGAGCAAGAAAATACTTGAGCATTTGAAGTTTGAAGAGGGAGCACTTGTTATGATCATCGGTGGCACTCACGCTGGAGAAATTGGAAGACTCAAGAGCTACAAGGTCGTCAGAGGTTCTGCACCGAATCTTGTTACTGTGGAGGGAGAGGAGAGAGATATCACAACAATCGAGGACTACATATTCGTTGTTGGAGATAAATCGGCATCCAAGCCAGTTATCGACTTGGGAGTGTGA
- the rplX gene encoding 50S ribosomal protein L24, which produces MIPKSKQPRKQRRWLYKTSKLHERHRLLNATLSKELRKKYGRRTIRIKKGDKVRIMRGEFAGQEGKVIEVDMKRLRIKVDGVTTTKVDGTEVAVPIHPSNVMIVSLGEVDDVRKRKLEKVAR; this is translated from the coding sequence ATGATTCCAAAATCAAAACAGCCAAGAAAGCAGAGAAGGTGGCTGTACAAGACATCAAAGCTCCATGAGAGGCACAGGCTACTCAATGCCACATTATCCAAGGAATTAAGGAAAAAATATGGCAGAAGAACGATAAGGATCAAGAAGGGAGACAAAGTAAGGATAATGAGAGGAGAGTTTGCCGGGCAGGAAGGAAAGGTAATCGAGGTTGACATGAAGAGGCTGAGGATCAAGGTGGATGGTGTTACAACAACGAAAGTCGATGGAACAGAGGTTGCAGTTCCCATTCATCCATCGAATGTGATGATAGTGAGCCTTGGAGAAGTTGATGATGTTAGGAAGAGAAAGCTTGAGAAGGTAGCGAGGTGA
- a CDS encoding 50S ribosomal protein L14 gives MKARKSKIPRALPTGARLVCTDNTGARELEIIAVKGYKGVRRRYPAAGVGDIVVVSVKKGTPEIRKQVHYAVIVRQRKEFRRPDGTRVKFEDNAAVITDPNGNPKGSEIRGAVAREAAERFSRIGTLAAAIV, from the coding sequence ATGAAGGCGAGAAAATCCAAGATCCCGAGGGCGTTGCCTACTGGGGCGAGACTCGTCTGCACGGATAATACCGGTGCGAGGGAGCTTGAGATTATTGCCGTGAAAGGATACAAGGGAGTCAGGAGAAGGTATCCCGCTGCTGGAGTTGGAGATATTGTCGTTGTGAGTGTCAAGAAGGGAACTCCAGAAATAAGGAAGCAGGTGCATTATGCGGTAATCGTCAGGCAGAGGAAGGAGTTCAGGAGGCCTGATGGGACAAGGGTTAAGTTTGAGGATAATGCGGCTGTAATCACGGATCCAAACGGAAACCCGAAGGGGAGTGAAATAAGAGGTGCTGTTGCGAGAGAGGCTGCAGAGAGGTTCTCGAGAATCGGAACTCTCGCAGCAGCAATCGTGTGA
- a CDS encoding 30S ribosomal protein S17: MRDIGYDVKPPEKECDDENCPFHGKLPVRGQMLRGKVVKTYEKSAVIQREHIRYIPKYERYMKKRSKLHAHNPPCINAKVGDTVTIIECRPLSKTKSFVIVEKVSEVTE, encoded by the coding sequence GTGAGAGACATAGGATATGATGTTAAACCCCCTGAAAAAGAATGTGATGATGAGAATTGTCCATTTCATGGGAAGCTTCCCGTGAGGGGACAGATGCTTAGGGGAAAAGTGGTGAAGACCTACGAAAAATCGGCGGTAATCCAGAGAGAGCACATACGATACATCCCGAAGTACGAGAGGTACATGAAGAAACGATCCAAACTGCACGCTCACAATCCACCATGCATCAACGCAAAGGTAGGCGATACTGTAACGATCATCGAATGCAGACCTCTGAGCAAAACAAAATCGTTTGTTATAGTTGAAAAAGTCTCAGAGGTGACAGAATGA
- a CDS encoding ribonuclease P protein component 1: MNELIIAHELIGLECEVVDSPNRYEVGLAGEIVDETMKTLLIRTDRGYKRIAKADRKFKLRVGDSCVELDGNLIAYRPEERIKRGLLIIKRFKGNLRKFKIKQR, from the coding sequence TTGAATGAACTGATCATCGCACACGAACTCATAGGACTTGAGTGTGAGGTGGTTGACAGCCCTAACAGATACGAGGTAGGGTTAGCGGGGGAAATAGTTGACGAAACGATGAAAACCCTGCTGATCAGGACAGATAGGGGATATAAAAGAATTGCAAAAGCGGACAGGAAGTTTAAGCTCAGAGTTGGTGATTCATGTGTTGAGCTGGATGGTAATCTCATCGCGTACCGTCCTGAAGAAAGAATAAAAAGAGGTTTGTTGATAATTAAGAGGTTTAAAGGAAATTTGAGGAAATTTAAGATAAAGCAAAGGTGA
- the rpmC gene encoding 50S ribosomal protein L29 encodes MKMNEIRKMSREEKIKKLRELENELLRVRTQVRSGGSIENPGIVRAIRKDIARVKLALREEGYRA; translated from the coding sequence ATGAAGATGAACGAAATCCGGAAGATGAGTAGGGAAGAGAAGATAAAGAAGCTGAGAGAGCTGGAAAACGAGTTGCTCAGAGTTAGAACTCAGGTTAGATCGGGTGGATCGATTGAGAATCCGGGAATCGTCAGGGCGATAAGGAAAGACATAGCGAGGGTCAAGCTCGCTCTCAGGGAGGAGGGATACAGAGCTTGA